The Ahaetulla prasina isolate Xishuangbanna chromosome 4, ASM2864084v1, whole genome shotgun sequence genome has a window encoding:
- the CXCR6 gene encoding C-X-C chemokine receptor type 6 — MEEDDYYAFLSNNTSDESYSYETFLGFKRIFLVCIYSFACIFGVTGNSLVIIILVFYKKVKMLTDIFLVSLAIADFSFLCTLPFWAYSAAEEWIFYTLPCQIILGFYTLNLYGSMLTLTSITIDRYFVIVQATKTRISQHKRKFWGIVVCISIWIISLLLALPQFIFSTEEKLDKKICFANYSSQFMKLFTETIQMTLGFFCPMLIMIICYSIIVKTLLSAKGFHKHKSLQIIFAIVVTFIFTQMPYNLLKLIRASDRNIMLSNRFEYALIITEAIAYFHGCLNPVLYVFIGVKFRKNLAKVLKNNCCVKHQVTRQWQANDENVSKSGTATNNAEETSMIPL, encoded by the coding sequence ATGGAGGAAGATGATTACTATGCATTTCTTAGCAACAACACTTCGGATGAAAGCTACTCATATGAAACCTTTTTGGGGTTCAAACGAATTTTCCTTGTCTGCATATATTCATTTGCTTGCATCTTTGGAGTGACAGGAAACTCTTTGGTTATCATAATTCTGGTTTTTTACAAAAAAGTGAAAATGCTTACAGACATATTTTTAGTGAGCCTAGCTATTGCTGATTTTAGCTTTCTTTGCACACTGCCTTTTTGGGCTTATTCTGCTGCAGAAGAGTGGATCTTTTACACTCTCCCATGTCAAATCATCCTTGGTTTTTATACCTTGAATCTGTATGGTTCCATGTTAACGCTCACTTCTATAACTATTGACAGATACTTTGTAATTGTGCAAGCGACCAAAACTCGTATCAGTCAACACAAAAGAAAATTCTGGGGTATAGTGGTCTGTATTTCAATTTGGATAATCTCTCTGCTGCTTGCTTTGCCACAGTTCATCTTCAGTACAGAGGAAAAATTAGACAAAAAGATATGTTTTGCAAATTATTCTTCACAGTTTATGAAGTTGTTCACAGAAACAATTCAGATGACACTTGGATTCTTCTGTCCTATGCTCATCATGATTATATGCTACTCAATCATTGTAAAAACTTTACTCAGTGCTAAGGGCTTCCACAAGCACAAATCCTTACAAATAATATTTGCTATTGTTGTAACTTTCATTTTCACACAAATGCCCTACAATCTTTTGAAACTCATACGGGCTTCAGACCGTAATATCATGCTCAGCAACAGGTTTGAATATGCTTTGATCATCACAGAAGCAATTGCTTATTTCCATGGTTGCCTCAACCCAGTTCTCTATGTCTTTATTGGTGTGAAGTTTAGAAAGAACTTAGCAAAAGTTCTAAAAAATAATTGTTGTGTTAAACATCAAGTTACAAGACAATGGCAAGCAAATGATGAAAATGTCTCCAAAAGTGGTACTGCCACAAATAAtgcagaagaaaccagcatgattCCCTTATAA